TGCtcaacctacttccgcattcggcaaaacggTAAAAAACACTACCTCCCGGTACGGGTAAAATGGTGGAATGGGACTGGGACAAAGCACCCGTATGAATTTAAAACGTCTACAgcaggcatgcccaaagtccggcccgcgggccaaatccggcctgtgtccaaatttcctccggcccgAATCATCATGGTCATAAAATCAATgatatgtggcccgccagcacagtttaccacagtaaacaatacacacatacattaaaaaaaaaaaggcattttatatttcaccagagggtggcaTTAGACCTGAGGCTGCGCTCTCGTCGCGTGACCcctgtgtgaacttttacccctgtggtatgtttttagcccatttctaaaatggcaactgaaactaaaaagaggaaagttgacaacgcgggccgccgtgtccaggacaagtggattttttcactgacatacgaaacaactgtgtctgcctaatttgccaagagactgtggctgttttcaaatcatttaatattaagaggcactaccagacgaaacatgctaactacgacaagctaacggCGAACGAATGCGCCAAAAAACTGAcgccactggaagctgttttgatagcacagcagcgctttttcacaagagcgcgtgactcaaataaaaattcttcaaagacgagctacgagtctcagtgaattgattttttgtgatgatcaaaccacagttttgtcaaatttctgtcatctgatttgacgaTACTATCGTCAAATCAGAATAGTATAGTCACgatactattctttgtcaaaatgcactgggatgtgatttgttaaaacaaaatcaataaatacatgtttctgaAAGATTTCagtcaactttcataaaatagttcatttgtatttaatttattattattttaacctttaactatcctggtaatgcaatcgaaaacagattctcatttgcaatatcgacctagctgcagacagcaaagtgatacagttacatatttacatgttaatttacaatggtaatggttcgacaaatgtcaggccgaatggtgggcccccatacattttctcctgaccaaatctggccctctttgcaaaacgtttggacacccctgctctacagtgtcttttgtttaacataagatgtcaccacagagccaccaaagatgacaatatctgATGTTTAAGGCTTCATTCGTGTTTACGttgtatcatatcatatttgcatAAATTAAtgatatgcatgtttttaaacttttgtccGAAAgccaccagccataaagaaagtTCGGTATCAACCCCTAGTTCTACTAGTTAGTGCAGCATACACAAGAAGTCCGCTAAATTGTTTTCCgcttttggtcacgtgacaaCGTTCCGCATATAGTGGATTGCGGAGATATagctttaaactgtttttcattatttcagttttcctgatttttgggcatggctaaaATGGCGCCCAGTGATACGCTTTGGCGTCTGGCATGAGTCTGCACCGcgagaacttgagcgccttcgttTGGATCACTGGTTACGCGGCACAATGGCGAGTTACTTCGATATTATTTCGACCACTACAGTGTCCAGTTAGCCAGCTAGCAAGGCCTCCACCCTGAAATTGCATCTTCCCTgaatgccacaatttacagaacagctcaatgtcgttatttaaattcccaagtgAGGAGGAAGTGATGCTGCAGATGAGCACGCCGCCTGTTCGCCGGCCAATAGGAATCCAGGAAGTCTGTTTGCTCGCCGGCTAGCCGGTGGCTAGCGCCTCTCGTCGTAACGTCGAAATGCCCGCGATGACCCGGTGGTTTATATTCCAGCAATTCGGAGGCTTGAAGCAGATATGTTTTCgtgcctaaaaaaaataaaggaatttgtAGGCATTTGAAAGTTGCTAGACTATTAGACGAttagcatccattttttattcatGATTTCACGCGTCCACAGCATTTGAAAAGCGGCGACAagtggcttgttttttttcataatgtaGAAGCCTCATtgaactgtactgtatgtacagtacttatCAATGTTTTAAAGGCTGCtaacaacacttctctgtggtgtctcaaattttgatttattttcactttacagcaaCCTCAAGAGATTTCAGAATCACTATATGAATATGATTTACAGCTCGACATTCATCTTTGTTCAGCCTCTAAAAAATGCTaggttttaatgtaattttgcaTGATGAACTACCTAAGCTAGCGTAAccgtgtatttaaaaaaacatgtattttttttagatggcaGTTTCTAACTTCTTGGTTCTAAATAGAAGCTGCGAGTTTATTCTCCTGTGAGTGGAAAATAGTGACACTGGACTAGTACATGACCTAACCCCTATTATATTTATGATGCGTGAATTCAGGAATGTGATTTGGAAAGAAGGGTGAGGCCTAGATGCAATGAAAGGAGATGAGTAAAGCGCAGGGTTAGGTGTGCACAGAAAAGGTCACGCACAGTGACCAGACACATCGGCGAAGCACTGCCAAAGTCTTTTGCCGGCTTAGAACAGAAGATTAAAAGGTCTCACAGGAAGAGTAGAATACATCAGGTCATGTTAGCGCATTCTTTCAGCGCTGCAGCGCAAGGCTCCTCTGCCTCTGCCAGGAAAGTACTGTAACGTGGTCCAGTCCAAGTCAGCTCAGTTGGAGGCCCACCGAACTGCAATGGCAATCAAGGCTATGGGATGGTGATGAATGTGGAGATGGATGGGAAGTGGTCCAGCGAGGCGCTCTCGTATTTCTCTTCAGACATCTCTCAAGCTTATATTTAGCTTGAGGAGAGCCCTCTGAGGTGATGATCCCGTACTACAGGCCAGATATGCACCTTTCGTAATAAACACTGTCGCTGACCTGCTATGCTACTGAATgtcatttagaaaaaaagttcATCCAAAATGCACGTCAAAGTCGAATCGAACAACCATTGTGGCTTCCACGCAATAGACATTTACACCCATTGTCCATTTTCAAGCCCGATTCGTAACTGTAAATTGCCACAAACCATGAATGTGACGCTAACTGTCACACAGAATAGAAAGACAGGTGCACTGCAAGAGAGAGCCGGGTAGCTATGATTGATATGGAAAGCCACAAATGGCAACTGGTTCATGATGCCTGCCAAAAGTGACAGCCAATGAGATGGTGAACAACATACTGAAGTTATAGTTATCAGAATACTGAGAAAACGCTATCCCAGCGGGATGTGTGTAAAATGGAGTTAAATATAGCCATGCTTTAAAAACAGTTTCATGTTTTGCCGAACGTGTTTATGTGCTTTCCGGGTACGAGTCGGACAAGCAGGTGACCCGCACCATCTTATTTTGTTTGATCTGAGCTTAGGAAGTAGCAGGCTAGCTCAGTCATTTTCAAGTCTCTCATTAGTTTgagctaaaacaaacaaacaaaaacattgaaagcAGCAAGTGTTTGCTTTCTATTTACCAAAGAGTTAGTTGTCTGGccatttgtttgaatgttttactttttgtttgtagCATAAGTGAGGTTTGACTGATGCAAGCTAAGGCGAGCTTTTCAAGCTCCTGAGATTCCATCCCAACTCCTCTTCCACAACAACTGTTTATCCACCAGCTAACTTCTCGATTACAGTATTCATATTTGCATCAAGTGATCGTCTCGAAAGGTGGAGAGGACTCAACTGAGGCGCTTTTGAGAGGAAAAAAGTCAAAGCCTTACCTGTTGCTCGTTTTTGCTAGTCATTGAGCAACTGCTAACATTAGTGCCTGCGTTCACAAGGTGCTTAAAAAATGTGTGCGAACAATAAATTAGGaccaaaatacatttcattttcaaaattggaTAGACTAAATATtatgatgtgtgtgtgcagtgttcTGATCAGGCAACTGTGTTTTTAAACTTTCAGTAACATTTTACGATGTATTTCTTGTTCAAAGTTTTCTCACCTCCATTATTGATCATTCCATTGTTTAAAGTGTGAAAAGAATCAAACGTAAAATGAGCTATTCTTTGTTACAGTTCGTATACATTTTCTGTTGTATTGATAGCGGTTAATGCCGATTCTAAAATGTTCTTGTTTGTGGATCTGTTCACCATCCCAGGAGTATTTTTACAAGCACCACGGCCCAGAAACAAACATATCCGAGACCATGCCTCCGCCCCCCAATGTTTTCCAGGACCCCTTCTTCATGGTGGAGACCGTGTGTATATGCTGGTTCTCTTTCGAGCTCATCATGCGTTTTTGTTGCTGCCCCAGCAAGATGCACTTCTTCAAGGATGTCATGAATATCATCGACTTCAGCGCCATTTTACCCTATTTCGTCACTCTGGGAACAGAGCTGGCCAGGGAAAACGAAGCCAGCCCGGCTACATCCCTGGCGATTATCAGAGTCATCCGGCTCGTGAGGGTGTTCAGGATCTTCAAGCTGTCCCGTCACTCCAAAGGTCTTCAGATCCTCGGTCAGACGCTGAGGGCGAGCATGCGTGAACTCGGCCTTctcattttcttcctctttatCGGCGTCATCCTTTTCTCCAGTGCCATCTACTTCGCCGAGGCCGACCACAGCGACACGGCCTTTACCAGCATACCGCATGCTTTCTGGTGGGCTGTGGTCACCATGACAACAGTGGGCTACGGCGACATGTACCCACAGACAGTGTGGGGTAAACTGGTGGGCTCCATGTGCGCCATTGCAGGCGTACTTACCATTTCCCTACCGGTGCCGGTCATAGTGTCCAATTTCAGCTACTTCTACCACCGGGAGACGGAATGCGAGGATCGATCCCGATACAAGCATGTCACGAGCTCGCCGTGGGAGAACGAGGAACCAGAGGGGCGAGAAGCAGAAGAGGGATATGGGGATCCAGAGGGGGATTATTATGACATTGGAGGCACCTATAATAATCTTAATGGGACCGTTCTGAGTAACATGGGGCAGAGTGCTGAATTAGAAGGAAATATGCATTTAAGGGAAACGTTGGTCACCCAAGTGTGAAAAAGAGGTTCTCCAAGACAAAACAAACTATATGATAAAATGggggaaatagaaaaaaaaacaaaaaacgtttgctttattatttaatttcagtCAAATGTCTTACAGAATGTGTAGAATTTGTATGTTCACAAGTTCCCTCATACAAAtaagcttttgtttttgcttgacTTTAAGAATGTGCGCGTCCAGACACTAAGACGTCTTACTTTGACACTTTG
The sequence above is a segment of the Phycodurus eques isolate BA_2022a chromosome 19, UOR_Pequ_1.1, whole genome shotgun sequence genome. Coding sequences within it:
- the LOC133417830 gene encoding potassium voltage-gated channel subfamily A member 7-like is translated as MDSSDQQDGEIGARRKENDGEKYKEMKNQLNIEEKGETEIKTKEKEKKRRGWPLSERLAINVSGMRYETQLRTLAQFPDSMLGDPQRRSHYFDPMRNELFLDRNRACFDAILYFYQSGGRLRRPANIPLDIFMDELMFYELGEDIMNRFKDDEGFSKEEERPLPSNETQKKLWMLFEHPESSSAARIIAIISVMVIVVSILIFCLETLPDFRVDKETREEYFYKHHGPETNISETMPPPPNVFQDPFFMVETVCICWFSFELIMRFCCCPSKMHFFKDVMNIIDFSAILPYFVTLGTELARENEASPATSLAIIRVIRLVRVFRIFKLSRHSKGLQILGQTLRASMRELGLLIFFLFIGVILFSSAIYFAEADHSDTAFTSIPHAFWWAVVTMTTVGYGDMYPQTVWGKLVGSMCAIAGVLTISLPVPVIVSNFSYFYHRETECEDRSRYKHVTSSPWENEEPEGREAEEGYGDPEGDYYDIGGTYNNLNGTVLSNMGQSAELEGNMHLRETLVTQV